A single Clostridium sp. AN503 DNA region contains:
- the uidA gene encoding beta-glucuronidase produces the protein MLYPEMTKSRMVFDLNGVWDFKLLKADEQYAPGENALCKDMIPMPVPSSYNDIYEGKAFADHVGDMLYKRKLTVTHQMLEGRLVLRFGSVTHKAEVWLNGECLGSHRGGFLPFQFDITGKAREGENDLAVVVNNIVDSTTLPAGRVVRQKFPGLPEEIHNLPNFDFYNYSGIMRPVCLYTMPRQYIEDITVYGRMDGSFSWETVCRGDGEVTVKVLDPSSKEVFSAGGRTGTGQLDSVSLWAPEHPAMYRLEVTLKGTDGEWDCYEEAFGFREVEIRDCHLCLNGKPVYLKGFGKHEDTPVRGRGFDMAYNVKDIALLKWIGANSFRTSHYPYCEEMLRLCDREGILVIDEAPAVGLHTGFSATGMLGGKPEGTWSQLKTAGHHREVLRDMVERDKNHPCVVIWSVANEPASEEDGAKEYFEPLVRLTKELDVQKRPVTLVTYEGSSPEACKVAELCDVIIINRYRGWYDTEGNLPGAAALLKDELERFHRRCPDKPIMLGEYGADTIAGLHDINSRLFSEEYQADFLKAYGEVFDSLAYITGEHVWNFADFATAENIKRVNGNKKGVFTRDRTPKMAAHFLRKRWKGAGY, from the coding sequence ATGCTATATCCTGAAATGACAAAAAGCCGCATGGTTTTTGACTTGAATGGGGTGTGGGATTTTAAGCTTTTAAAGGCGGACGAGCAATATGCGCCGGGGGAGAATGCTCTGTGTAAAGATATGATCCCGATGCCGGTACCATCCTCTTACAATGATATTTATGAGGGAAAGGCGTTTGCGGACCATGTGGGGGATATGTTATACAAAAGGAAGCTTACGGTGACGCATCAGATGCTGGAGGGCCGTCTGGTCCTCCGGTTCGGAAGCGTTACTCACAAGGCGGAGGTGTGGCTGAATGGAGAATGTCTGGGAAGCCACCGGGGCGGATTCCTGCCGTTTCAGTTTGACATCACCGGGAAAGCACGGGAGGGAGAAAATGATCTTGCAGTGGTGGTAAATAATATTGTGGACAGCACAACTCTCCCTGCGGGCAGAGTTGTACGCCAGAAATTCCCCGGACTGCCAGAGGAGATACATAATCTGCCCAATTTTGACTTTTACAATTATTCGGGTATTATGCGCCCGGTATGTCTTTACACGATGCCCAGGCAATATATTGAGGATATTACGGTATATGGCAGGATGGACGGCTCCTTTTCCTGGGAAACAGTCTGCCGGGGAGACGGTGAAGTAACTGTAAAAGTGTTGGATCCTTCCAGTAAAGAAGTGTTTTCAGCAGGCGGGAGAACTGGAACGGGACAACTGGATTCCGTGAGTCTTTGGGCGCCGGAACATCCTGCGATGTACAGACTGGAGGTTACGCTGAAGGGGACGGACGGGGAATGGGACTGCTATGAAGAAGCGTTTGGATTTCGGGAGGTGGAGATACGGGACTGCCATCTCTGCTTAAATGGTAAGCCTGTTTACTTAAAGGGTTTTGGCAAGCATGAGGATACGCCTGTCCGTGGGAGAGGCTTTGATATGGCGTACAATGTAAAAGACATTGCGTTGTTAAAATGGATTGGAGCCAACTCGTTCCGGACCAGTCATTATCCTTACTGTGAGGAAATGCTGCGGCTCTGTGACCGCGAGGGAATCCTGGTCATTGATGAAGCCCCGGCAGTGGGACTCCATACAGGTTTTTCGGCAACTGGTATGCTTGGAGGAAAACCAGAGGGTACGTGGTCTCAGCTTAAGACAGCCGGGCATCACCGGGAAGTCCTGCGGGATATGGTGGAACGGGATAAAAACCATCCCTGTGTCGTCATCTGGAGCGTTGCCAATGAACCGGCCAGCGAGGAGGATGGTGCGAAGGAGTATTTTGAACCTCTCGTGCGCCTGACAAAAGAGCTGGATGTGCAGAAGCGCCCGGTGACACTGGTAACCTATGAGGGTTCCAGCCCGGAGGCCTGCAAAGTGGCTGAGCTGTGTGATGTTATTATCATAAACCGTTACCGGGGCTGGTATGATACAGAGGGAAACCTGCCCGGAGCCGCGGCGCTTTTGAAGGACGAGCTGGAACGTTTTCACCGGCGCTGCCCGGATAAACCCATTATGCTGGGGGAGTATGGGGCAGACACAATTGCAGGTCTGCATGATATAAACAGCAGGCTGTTCAGCGAGGAATACCAGGCAGACTTTTTAAAAGCCTACGGGGAGGTTTTTGACTCTCTGGCTTATATCACCGGGGAGCATGTGTGGAATTTTGCCGACTTTGCTACAGCGGAAAATATCAAGCGGGTGAATGGAAATAAGAAAGGTGTATTCACCAGAGACAGAACGCCGAAAATGGCGGCCCATTTCCTTCGGAAACGTTGGAAGGGCGCCGGTTACTGA